Proteins encoded together in one Acipenser ruthenus chromosome 22, fAciRut3.2 maternal haplotype, whole genome shotgun sequence window:
- the LOC117431249 gene encoding synaptotagmin-17-like isoform X1, giving the protein MAYIQLEPINEGLLSKLSNFLLCRWTCQACCQSCWECSCCQPSDEEVEILGPFPAQTPTWLVNDKNEDKDGDSDKDGDNNTATDPPMTPQDASPDCRRSSSDTSRSTYSLTRRVSSLESRRPSSPLIDIKPIEFWAMGSKKEAVQPAVLRKPYVPADDYFHKFEPRLYSVDSSSDDVDSLTDEEILSRYQLGMLHFSTQYDLLHNHLTVRVIEARDLPPPLACDSSRQDMAHSNPYVKMSLLPDQKNSRQTGVKRKTQNPVFEERYTFDIPFLEAQRRTLLFSVVDFDKFSRHCVIGKVAMSLCDVDLVRGGHWWKALVPSSQNEVELGELLLSLNYLPSAGRLNVDIIRAKQLLQTDMSQGSDPFVKIQLVTGLKLVKTKKTSCMRGTIDPFFNESFSFRVTQDDLQDASLVFTVYGHNMKSSNDFVGRIVIGQYSTGPPESSHWRHLLTSHRTPVEQWHSLRSRAECDRVSPASLEVT; this is encoded by the exons ATGGCGTATATACAG TTGGAACCCATCAATGAG GGGCTCCTGTCCAAGCTGTCCAACTTCCTGCTGTGTCGCTGGACGTGCCAAGCCTGCTGCCAGTCATGCTGGGAGTGCAGCTGCTGCCAGCCCAGCGACGAGGAGGTGGAGATCCTGGGACCCTTCCCTGCACAGACCCCCACCTGGCT AGTCAATGACAAGAATGAAGATAAGGATGGGGACTCAGATAAGGATGGGGACAACAACACAGCAACTGATCCACCAATGACACCCCAGGATGCCTCACCGGACTGCCGGAGATCCAGCTCTGACACCTCCCGCTCCACCTACAGCCTCACACGCAGAGTCTCTA GTCTGGAGTCTCGGAGGCCAAGCTCCCCCCTGATTGACATCAAGCCCATTGAGTTCTGGGCCATGGGCTCCAAGAAAGAGGCAGTCCAGCCCGCAGTGCTGCGCAAGCCCTACGTGCCAGCGGACGATTACTTCCACAAGTTCGAGCCGCGGCTGTACTCGGTGGACTCGAGCAGCGACGACGTGGACTCCCTAACCGACGAGGAGATCCTGTCACGCTACCAGCTGGGCATGCTGCACTTCAGCACGCAGTATGACCTCCTGCACAACCACCTGACGGTGCGCGTCATCGAGGCCCGCGACCTGCCCCCACCCCTGGCCTGCGACAGCTCACGCCAGGACATGGCCCACTCCAACCCCTATGTCAAGATGAGCCTGCTGCCCGACCAGAAGAACTCCCGGCAGACCGGTGTCAAGCGCAAGACGCAGAACCCCGTCTTCGAGGAGCGCTACACCTTCGACATCCCCTTCCTGGAGGCCCAGCGGCGCACCCTGCTGTTCTCCGTCGTCGACTTCGACAAGTTCTCCCGACACTGCGTCATCGGCAAGGTGGCCATGTCCCTGTGCGACGTTGACCTGGTCAGAGGAGGGCACTGGTGGAAGGCACTGGTTCCCAGTTCACAA AATGAGGTGGAGCTGGGGGAGTTGTTGCTGTCTCTCAACTACCTGCCCAGCGCTGGGAGGCTCAACGTGGACATCATCCGAGCCAAGCAGCTGCTGCAGACCGACATGAGCCAGGGATCAG ACCCCTTTGTGAAGATCCAGCTGGTGACGGGGCTCAAGCTGGTGAAGACCAAGAAGACCTCATGCATGCGGGGCACCATCGACCCCTTCTTCAATGAGTCCTTCAGCTTCCGGGTCACACAGGATGACCTGCAGGATGCCAGCCTGGTCTTTACAG TTTACGGCCACAACATGAAGAGCAGCAATGACTTTGTGGGGCGCATTGTGATTGGCCAGTACTCGACGGGCCCCCCTGAGTCCAGCCACTGGCGCCACCTGCTGACATCACACCGCACTCCCGTGGAGCAGTGGCACAGTCTGCGGTCCCGGGCAGAGTGTGACCGCGTGTCCCCGGCTTCGCTTGAGGTCACGTGA
- the LOC117431249 gene encoding synaptotagmin-17-like isoform X2: protein MTPQDASPDCRRSSSDTSRSTYSLTRRVSSLESRRPSSPLIDIKPIEFWAMGSKKEAVQPAVLRKPYVPADDYFHKFEPRLYSVDSSSDDVDSLTDEEILSRYQLGMLHFSTQYDLLHNHLTVRVIEARDLPPPLACDSSRQDMAHSNPYVKMSLLPDQKNSRQTGVKRKTQNPVFEERYTFDIPFLEAQRRTLLFSVVDFDKFSRHCVIGKVAMSLCDVDLVRGGHWWKALVPSSQNEVELGELLLSLNYLPSAGRLNVDIIRAKQLLQTDMSQGSDPFVKIQLVTGLKLVKTKKTSCMRGTIDPFFNESFSFRVTQDDLQDASLVFTVYGHNMKSSNDFVGRIVIGQYSTGPPESSHWRHLLTSHRTPVEQWHSLRSRAECDRVSPASLEVT, encoded by the exons ATGACACCCCAGGATGCCTCACCGGACTGCCGGAGATCCAGCTCTGACACCTCCCGCTCCACCTACAGCCTCACACGCAGAGTCTCTA GTCTGGAGTCTCGGAGGCCAAGCTCCCCCCTGATTGACATCAAGCCCATTGAGTTCTGGGCCATGGGCTCCAAGAAAGAGGCAGTCCAGCCCGCAGTGCTGCGCAAGCCCTACGTGCCAGCGGACGATTACTTCCACAAGTTCGAGCCGCGGCTGTACTCGGTGGACTCGAGCAGCGACGACGTGGACTCCCTAACCGACGAGGAGATCCTGTCACGCTACCAGCTGGGCATGCTGCACTTCAGCACGCAGTATGACCTCCTGCACAACCACCTGACGGTGCGCGTCATCGAGGCCCGCGACCTGCCCCCACCCCTGGCCTGCGACAGCTCACGCCAGGACATGGCCCACTCCAACCCCTATGTCAAGATGAGCCTGCTGCCCGACCAGAAGAACTCCCGGCAGACCGGTGTCAAGCGCAAGACGCAGAACCCCGTCTTCGAGGAGCGCTACACCTTCGACATCCCCTTCCTGGAGGCCCAGCGGCGCACCCTGCTGTTCTCCGTCGTCGACTTCGACAAGTTCTCCCGACACTGCGTCATCGGCAAGGTGGCCATGTCCCTGTGCGACGTTGACCTGGTCAGAGGAGGGCACTGGTGGAAGGCACTGGTTCCCAGTTCACAA AATGAGGTGGAGCTGGGGGAGTTGTTGCTGTCTCTCAACTACCTGCCCAGCGCTGGGAGGCTCAACGTGGACATCATCCGAGCCAAGCAGCTGCTGCAGACCGACATGAGCCAGGGATCAG ACCCCTTTGTGAAGATCCAGCTGGTGACGGGGCTCAAGCTGGTGAAGACCAAGAAGACCTCATGCATGCGGGGCACCATCGACCCCTTCTTCAATGAGTCCTTCAGCTTCCGGGTCACACAGGATGACCTGCAGGATGCCAGCCTGGTCTTTACAG TTTACGGCCACAACATGAAGAGCAGCAATGACTTTGTGGGGCGCATTGTGATTGGCCAGTACTCGACGGGCCCCCCTGAGTCCAGCCACTGGCGCCACCTGCTGACATCACACCGCACTCCCGTGGAGCAGTGGCACAGTCTGCGGTCCCGGGCAGAGTGTGACCGCGTGTCCCCGGCTTCGCTTGAGGTCACGTGA